From one Triticum urartu cultivar G1812 chromosome 3, Tu2.1, whole genome shotgun sequence genomic stretch:
- the LOC125545932 gene encoding selenoprotein F-like — protein sequence MVRAPSVAAAVAVAVLLLCLSGLCRGAERLGARECEELGFTGLALCSDCNALAEFVKDQELVDDCRKCCTEDSDDSISKLVYSGAIIEVCMRKLVFYPEVVGFLEEDKDDFPYVESRYAYGSPPKLIMLDDKGEQKETIRIDNWKREHIRQFLTEKVKPAKSET from the exons ATGGTTCGAGCTCCGTCCGTAGCGGCGGCCGTGGCCGTGGCCgtgctcctcctctgcctctccGGCCTCTGCCGCGGCGCCGAGCGGCTCGGGGCGAGGGAGTGCGAGGAGCTGGGGTTCACCGGCCTCGCCCTCTGCTCCGACTGCAACGCGCTCGCCGAGTTCGTCAaggaccaag AGTTGGTGGATGACTGTCGTAAATGTTGCACGGAGGATTCAGATGATTCTATCAGCAAG CTTGTATACTCCGGTGCAATTATCGAAGTATGCATGAGAAAGCTGGTGTTTTATCCAGAAGTCGTTGGCTTCCTCGAAGAGGATAAAGATGACTTCCCTTATGTAGAATCTCGGTATGCTTATGGCTCTCCACCAAAGCTCATAATGCTTGACGACAAGGGTGAACAGAAGGAGACTATAAG GATCGACAACTGGAAGCGTGAGCATATTCGGCAATTTCTCACAGAGAAGGTGAAGCCGGCGAAATCAGAGACCTGA